The Ranitomeya variabilis isolate aRanVar5 chromosome 7, aRanVar5.hap1, whole genome shotgun sequence genome includes a window with the following:
- the BUD31 gene encoding protein BUD31 homolog produces the protein MPKVKRSRKPPPDGWELIEPTLDELDQKMREAETDPHEGKRKVESLWPIFRIHHQKTRYIFDLFYKRKAISRELYDYCIREGYADKNLIAKWKKQGYENLCCLRCIQTRDTNFGTNCICRVPKGKLEVGRIIECTHCGCRGCSG, from the exons ATGCCTAAAGTCAAGCGAAGCAGGAAGCCTCCTCCAGATGGTTGGGAGCTCATAGAACCAACGTTGGATGAACTGGATCAGAAAATGAGAGAAG CTGAAACTGACCCTCATGAAGGAAAGAGGAAGGTGGAATCTCTGTGGCCAATCTTCCGCATCCATCATCAGAAAACCCGCTATATATTTGACCTGTTCTATAAGAGGAAAGCGATAAGCAGAG AACTTTACGATTATTGCATTAGGGAAGGCTACGCTGACAAGAACCTTATTGCTAAGTGGAAAAAACAAGGCTATGAGAACCTGTGCTGCCTGCGCTGTATACAGACCAGGGACACAAACTTTGGAACCAATTGTATTTGTCGTGTCCCCAAAGGCAAACTTGAAGTG GGACGTATTATTGAATGCACACACTGTGGATGTAGAGGGTGCTCCGGATAA